The nucleotide sequence AGCGCGGCGACCCGCGTTCCCGCGCGGTCGCAGAGCAGGATCGGCAGGCAGTCCGCGGTGAGCACGGCGCACGCGCGTCCGGACTCCGCCGACACGATGCCGTCCGCCTCGGTCCCCTCGACCGCTTGCCCGACGTCGACCACGCGGGTACCGTGCACCTGCCGCAGCCAGAGCGGCGGCGCGCCGAGGCCGAGCGTCTCGCCCAGGCGGGCACGGTTCGCGCGCACCCGATCGGGGACGTCGCCGACGTGATCGCCGAGATTAAACGAGGCGTAGGGCCCGGAACTCACGCCGCCCAGGCGCGTCGTGGTGACGGCGCGGACCTGCGGGGGCGCGGGCCAGTCGGCGCGTATGAATTCGAGGTTCCTCATGGCGGCCCGTGCGCCCTGGCGTCCCTCGCGAGAATCTCCATGAGGCCGCTCATGTCCTTCGGCACCGAAGCGGTCCATTGCATGCGCTCGCCGGTCGTCGGATGCACGAGCGCCAGTTTGGCCGCGTGCAGCGCCTGGCGCCTGAAGCCGCGCAGCGCGCCGGTCAGCTGCGGCGTCGCACCCTTCGGGACGCGCAGTCGTCCGCCGTACACGGGATCGCCGAGCAGAGGGAAGTGCAGGTGCGCCATGTGCACGCGGATCTGGTGCGTGCGCCCGGACTCGAGCTTCAGCTGCACGAGGGTGTGGGCGCGGTACTTCTTGAGCACGCGGTAATGCGTGATGGCCGTCTTGCCCCGTTCCGTAACGGCCATGCGCGTCCGTTCGTGCCGGTGGCGCCCGATCGGCGCCTCCACGGTGCCGCCGGCGACGAGCACGCCATTGACGATCGCCACGTACTCGCGCTCGACCGTGCGCTTCTGGAGCTGGCGGATCAATCGCTGCCGCGCGCGCTCGTTCTTCGCGACGACGAGCAGTCCCGACGTGTCCTTGTCGAGCCGATGGACGATCCCGGCGCGCGGCAGCTGCGCGGCCGCCGGGAAGTGATGCAGCAGCGCGTTGAGCAGCGTGTCCTTGGGGTTGCCGGCGCCGGGATGCACGACGAGACCGGCGGGCTTGTCGAGGACGAGCACGTCGTCGTCCTCGTACACGATCGCGAGCGGTATCGGCTGGGCCGCCGACGTCGTCTCCCGCGGCGGCGGCGGCCGGATCTCCACCATCTCGCCGCCGCTCACCTTGTCGCGCTTGCGCGGCAGGCGGTCCGCAAGCGACACCCGACCCTCCTCGATCCACTGCTGGAGCTGAGAGCGCGTGATGTCGGGAAAGAGCGCCGCGAGCGCCTGGTCGAGCCGTCGTCCCGCCTGCTCGGGCGGAATCCGGGCGCTGAGCACCTTTGCTTGGGGCATGCTTGTCAGTATCATCGCGTCGCCGGCATGGTCGGCAGTTTAGCCGCTTCACGCCCGTCTGATCAGAGGTCCACCGCCATGACGCTTCGCCGCCTCCCGCTGCTCCTCGCTTTCCTCGCGCTCGCGGCCTGCACCTCGATTACCGACCCCACCAAGGACTGGACGCCCGAACGGTTCTACGCGGAGGCCAAGGACCGGATGGACGACGGCGACTGGGCGGCGGCCATCAAGCACCTCGAGACGCTCGAGGCGCGCTATCCCTACGGCCGCTACGCCGAGCAGGCGCAGCTCGAGATCGCGTACGCCTATTACAAGGACCAGGAGCCGGCACTCGCGCTCGCCGCCGCCGACCGCTTCATCCGCCAGCATCCGACACACCCGAACGTCGACTACGCGTACTACCTCAAGGGTCTGGTGAACTTCCGCGGCAGCAAGAACTTCGTGTACTGGCTGCTTGGCGTCGAAGACGATCTCTCCGATCGCGACCCGAAGGGCGCTCGCGATTCGTACAACGCCTTTCGCGAGCTGGTGGAGCGATTCCCGAACAGCCGCTACGCGCCGGACGCGGCGCAGCGCATGGCGTACCTGTTCGACGCGCAGGCCCGCTACGAAGTGAAGGTGGCGCGATTCTATTTCGATCGCGGCGCCTACGTCGCCGCCGTCAACCGGTGCAAGCAGGCGCTCGAGAACTTCCCGCGCACGCCCGCGACCGAGGACGCCCTCGGCATCCAGGCCATGGCCTACAAGCGCATGGGAATGGACGGGTTGTTGACGGACACCCTGCGCGTCCTCGAGCGGAATTTTCCGGAGAGCCGCTACCTGGTCGAGATCCGGTCGATCGGGGCGGACGCCGGTTGACCGTGCAGGCGGAGCCGGACGGGACCGTCAGATCGCCTCTTCGCCCCGTTCGCCCGTGCGAATGCGCACGATGTGCTCGACCGGCGTCACGAAGATCTTGCCGTCCCCGATCTTGCCGGTGCGCGCGCCGGCGATGATCGCCTCGATGCAGCGGTCCACCTGACCGTCGGCGACGACGACCTCGAGCTTCACCTTGGGGAGGAAATCGACGACGTACTCGGCGCCGCGGTAGAGCTCGGTATGGCCCTTCTGCCGCCCGAAGCCCTTGACCTCGGTCACGGTCAGCCCCGTCACCCCCGCCTCCGAAAGCGCCTCGCGCACGTCGTCCAGCTTGAACGGCTTGATGATGGCCTCGATCTTCTTCATTCGTCTCGCCCCACCTGTGGGTTGCACATTATGTCCCGGCGCCCGCGCCGTGACTACCTGTCGCCGGGGTAACCGGAGGTAATGGGGTAGCGGCGATCGCGCCCGAAGGCCCGCGGCGTGATGCGCACCCCGGGCGGCGCCTGGCGCCGCTTGTACTCGTTGCGATCCACCATGCGGACGACCCGTTGCACGGTCTCGGCCTCGAAGCCGGCGGCGACGATCTCCTCCGGCGACTCTTCGCGCTCGACGTAGCGCTCGAGAATCGGGTCGAGCACCGCGTACGGCGGGAGCGAATCGGTGTCCTTCTGGTCGGGGCGAAGCTCCGCCGACGGCGGCCGGTCGAAAACCCGCTGCGGAATGACCGCCCGGCGACGGTTGCGCCAGGCGGCGAGACGGTAGACGAGCGTCTTCGGCACGTCCTTGATCGCGGCGAAGCCGCCCGCCATGTCGCCGTAGAGCGTGGCGTAACCCACGGCCATCTCGCTCTTGTTGCCGGTGGTGAGCACCATCTTGCCGGTCTTGTTCGAGATCGCCATGAGCAGGACGCCGCGCACCCGCGCCTGGATGTTCTCCTCGGTCGTGTCGGGCGGCATGCCCCTGAACTCCTCCGCGAGGGACGCGATGAACGCCTGGAACATCGGCTCGATGGGGATCGTGCGGTGGGCGACGCCGAGGATCTCCGCCTGCGCCCGCGCGTCCTCGAGGCTCATCGAGGCCGTGTACCGCGACGGCATCATGACCGCCTCGACCCGCTCGGGACCGAGCGCATCGACGGCGATGCAGAGCGTGAGCGCGGAATCGACGCCCCCCGAGAGACCGAGCACCACGCCCGCGAACCGGTTCTTTTCCACGTAGTCGCGCACACCGAGCACGAGCGCCGCGTAGACGCTCTCCTCGTCGGACAGCTCGGGTGCGATCGCACCGGGAACGGGCCGCGCTTCGCCGCCGACCTCGATGTCCAGCGGATAGAGCCCCTCGACGAAGGCCGGCGCGCGCATCACGACACCGCCCGCCGCATCGGTGACGAACGACTCGCCGTCGAACACGAGCTCGTCCTGCCCGCCCACGAGGTTGAGATACACGAAGGGGACGCGGTTCGTGCGCGCGTGGCGGACGACGATCTCCAGGCGCTCGCGGCCCTTGTTCATGTGGTACGGAGAGCCGTTGATGTTGATCAGCAGCCGCGCGCCGGCCTTCACCGTCTGCTCGACGGGCCCCGGCGCCCACATGTCTTCGCAGACGGTGAGCCCCACCGGCAGCCCGCGTACGGGGACGACGCAGGGCGCCGTGCCGGAGGCGAAATAGCGCTTCTCGTCGAACACGCCGTAGTTCGGAAGGTGGTGCTTGAGGTAGGTGGCGCGTATCTCGCCGTTGCCGAGAAGCGAGGCGGCGTTGTACAGCCCGCCCTGCGCCCGGTGCGGGTGACCCACGATCGCCTCGATACCCCGAATGCCCTCCCGCAGCGTTTCCAGCCCCTGCTCCACGCGCCGCAGCAGCCCGGCGCGGCGCAACAGGTCCTCGGGCGGGTAGCTCGTCAGCGCGAGCTCGGGAAAGACGACGAGGTCGGCCTTGTGCTCGTCGCGCGCGCGTTCGGTCCAGGCGAGGATCCTGGCGACGTTGCCGGGCACGTCGCCGACCAGCAGGTTGACCTGCGCCAGTGCGATCCGGACGCGTTCGGGCACGTCAGCTCAGGACTTCGCGCATGCGCCGGCCGATCTCGGCGGGAGAGCGGACGGTGTGGACGCCCGCCGCTTCGAGCGCGCGGTACTTCTCCTCCGCCGTCCCCTTGCCGCCGGCGATCACCGCGCCGGCGTGCCCCATCCGCTTGCCTTTGGGCGCGGTCACGCCGGCGATGTAGGCGACGACGGGCTTGCGCACGTGGCTGCGGATGTACGCCGCCGCGGCCTCCTCGTCCTGTCCGCCGATCTCTCCGACGAGCACGATCCCGCGTGTCTGCGGGTCCCGCTCGAAACGCGCCAGGCAGTCGACGAAGGAAAGTCCGTGCACCGGGTCGCCGCCGATGCCGATGCAGGTGCTCTGTCCCAGTCCTTCCTGCGTCGTCTGGTACACGGCTTCGTAGGTCAGCGTGCCGGAACGCGACACGATGCCGACCACGCCCGGCTTGTGGATCGCGCCCGGCATGATGCCTATCTTGCACTCGCCGGGCGTGATGATCCCCGGGCAGTTCGGCCCGATCAGCACGGACTGCGGATAATCGCGAAGCGCCGCCTTCACGCGCAGCATGTCGCGCACCGGGATGCCTTCGGTGATGCACGCGATCACCTCGATGCCGGCGTCGGCGGCCTCGAGGATGGAGTCCGCCGCGAAGGCCGCCGGCACGTAGATCATCGTCGCGTCGGCGCCGGTCCGCTCCACCGCGTCGCGCACCGTGTCGAACACCGGCAGCCCGAGGTGCGTCTGTCCGCCCTTGCCCGGCGTCACGCCGCCGACCATGTTCGTCCCGTAGGCGATCGCCTGCTCGGAGTGGAACGTCCCCTGCTTGCCGGTGAACCCCTGGCAGATCACCTTCGTGCTCTTGTCGACCAGTATGCTCATGTTAAAAAAATCGAACCGCCGAGGGCGCCAAGAACGCAAAGAAATAATTTCGAGAAGTATGAATCATCTTTTCCGTCGCTCTTGACCTGGCGTCCTTGGCGTTCCTGGCGGTTCAAAACAATTGTTACTTCCACTTCTATTTGACCGACGCGACGGCGCGCTGGGCGGCCTCGGTGAGGCTGGCCGCCGCCTGGATCTCGAGGCCGCTCCCCGCGAGCAGCGCCCGGCCCTGCTCGGCGTTCGTGCCTTCGAGGCGCACGACGACGGGGATCCGTATGCCGACTTCCTGCACCGCCTTGATGATCCCTTCGGCGATCAGGTCGCAGCGCACGATGCCGCCGAAGATGTTCACGAGGATCGCCTTCACGGCGCCGTCGGTCAGAATGATCTTGAACGCCTCGGCCACGCGGTCCGCGGTCGTGCCGCCGCCCACGTCGAGGAAGTTGGCGGGGTTGCCGCCGTGCAGCTTGATGAGGTCCATCGTCGCCATCGCGAGGCCGGCGCCGTTCACCATGCAGCCGATATCGCCGTCGAGCGCGACGTAGTTGAGCCCATGCTCCTGCGCGCGCTGCTCGCGCCGGTCCTCCTGCGCGGGATCGCGGAGGGCCTCGAGCGTCTTCTGCCGGTAGAGCGCGTTGTCGTCCACCTGGATCTTCGCGTCGAGCGCGAGCAGGTCGCCGGCCGTCGTCACCACCAGGGGATTGATCTCCACCAGGCTGAGGTCGCGCGCCTTATAGAGATGGAACAGGTGCTGCATGATGGCCGCGAGCTGGCTCACCTGCCTGTCTTTGAGTCCGAGCGCGAACGCGAGCTGGCGGCTCTGATAAGGCTGGATGCCGGCGGCCGGATGGGCGACCGCCTTGAGGATCTTCTCGGGATGACGCGCCGCGACCTCCTCGATGTCCATTCCCCCTTCCGCCGAGGCGATGAACACGACCCGCTCGAGCGTGCGGTCGAGGAGACACGCGAGATAGAGCTCGCGCGCGATCTCGCTCGGCTGCTCGACGAGGATGCGCTCGACCGGCTGTCCGCGCGCGCCGGTCTGGTGCGTGACCAGGCGGGTACCGAGAAGCGCGCGCGCCGCCTGCTCGAGCTCCTTCCGGCCCCGCACCCGACGCACGCCGCCGGCCTTGCCGCGGCCGCCCGCGTGCACCTGTGCCTTGACCACCCACGCGTCGCCGCCGAGGGCCTCGCCCGCCGCAAGCGCCTCGTCCGCGCTCAGCGCGGGACGGCCGGACGGCACCGGGACGCCGTACTCGGAAAGCAGGGCCTTGGCCTGGTATTCGTGGAGGTTCATGGGTCGCCGCTCGAAACGCGCAATTTACCACAGCCGGCGCGCCGAGCCGCCGCTACTCGTAGCGCAGGGCCTCGATCGGGTTCAGCCCCGCCGCGCGGCGCGCCGGGTAGAGCCCGAACAGGATGCCGACGCCGGCGGAAAACGCGACGGCGAGCAGCACGGCGGCGGGCGAGACCGAGGCGTTCCAGCCGGCCACCCCGGACATGACCAGTGTGATGAGCCAGCCGAGCAAGACCCCCGCCAGCCCCCCGACGGCGCTCACCACGAGGGTTTCGACCAGGAACTGCGAGAGGATGTCGCCGCGACGCGCGCCGACCGCCTTTCTCAGCCCGATTTCCCGCGTCCGCTCCGTCACCGACACCAGCATGATGTTCATGATGCCGATGCCACCGACCAGCAGCGAGATCGCCGCGATCGAGGCGAGAAGCAGCGACATGGTGCGGCTCGACTCGACCATGGTCTGCTGGATATCGGCGAGGTTGCGGATGCGGAACGCGTCCTGTCGCTGCGAGGGCGGCACGCGGTGGCGCTGGACCATGAGGTCCGTCGTCCGCCGCGTGACCGGATCGAGCTCCGCGGCGCTCGTCGCCTCGATCTCGATCGAGTCGACGTAATCCTTGCCCAGCACCCGGTACATGGCGGTCAGCACCGGGATCACGATGGTGTCGTCCTGGTCGCGCCACCCGGTCGCGCCCTTCTCCGGCAGGACGCCGATCACCTGGAAGTTCACGCGATCGATCTTGATCATTTCCCCGATGGGATTCCTTCCCTCGAACAGCTCCCGGACGACGGTGAGGCCGACCACCGCGACCCGCGCGCGCGTGCGGTTCTCTTCCTCGGTGAAGAAGCGGCCGACCTGCGGCTGCGCGGCGCGCATCGTCGCGTAGTCGACGCCGGTGCCGAGCAGCTGCGTATTCCAGTTGCGGTTGCCGAAGGTCACGCGCACGCGCCCCTGCACGCTGGGAGAAGCGTTGCGCACCCCGGGAATCTGCTCCTCGATCGCCGCCACGTCCTCGATCGTGAGCCGCGTCGTAAGACCCGCCTCCTGGGCCACGCCGCCCACGCGCACCGCGCCACCCCGGAGCACGAGCAGGTTCGACCCGAGGGAGGCGAGTTGCTGCTCGATGGCCTGCTGCGCTCCGCGGCCGAGCGCGAGCATGGCGATGACCGCCGCGACGCCGATCAGGATGCCGAGCATGGAGAGCGCTGTCCGGACCTTGTTGGCGGCGAGCGCGC is from Sulfurifustis variabilis and encodes:
- the sucD gene encoding succinate--CoA ligase subunit alpha, which codes for MSILVDKSTKVICQGFTGKQGTFHSEQAIAYGTNMVGGVTPGKGGQTHLGLPVFDTVRDAVERTGADATMIYVPAAFAADSILEAADAGIEVIACITEGIPVRDMLRVKAALRDYPQSVLIGPNCPGIITPGECKIGIMPGAIHKPGVVGIVSRSGTLTYEAVYQTTQEGLGQSTCIGIGGDPVHGLSFVDCLARFERDPQTRGIVLVGEIGGQDEEAAAAYIRSHVRKPVVAYIAGVTAPKGKRMGHAGAVIAGGKGTAEEKYRALEAAGVHTVRSPAEIGRRMREVLS
- a CDS encoding NAD+ synthase, with protein sequence MPERVRIALAQVNLLVGDVPGNVARILAWTERARDEHKADLVVFPELALTSYPPEDLLRRAGLLRRVEQGLETLREGIRGIEAIVGHPHRAQGGLYNAASLLGNGEIRATYLKHHLPNYGVFDEKRYFASGTAPCVVPVRGLPVGLTVCEDMWAPGPVEQTVKAGARLLININGSPYHMNKGRERLEIVVRHARTNRVPFVYLNLVGGQDELVFDGESFVTDAAGGVVMRAPAFVEGLYPLDIEVGGEARPVPGAIAPELSDEESVYAALVLGVRDYVEKNRFAGVVLGLSGGVDSALTLCIAVDALGPERVEAVMMPSRYTASMSLEDARAQAEILGVAHRTIPIEPMFQAFIASLAEEFRGMPPDTTEENIQARVRGVLLMAISNKTGKMVLTTGNKSEMAVGYATLYGDMAGGFAAIKDVPKTLVYRLAAWRNRRRAVIPQRVFDRPPSAELRPDQKDTDSLPPYAVLDPILERYVEREESPEEIVAAGFEAETVQRVVRMVDRNEYKRRQAPPGVRITPRAFGRDRRYPITSGYPGDR
- the sucC gene encoding ADP-forming succinate--CoA ligase subunit beta codes for the protein MNLHEYQAKALLSEYGVPVPSGRPALSADEALAAGEALGGDAWVVKAQVHAGGRGKAGGVRRVRGRKELEQAARALLGTRLVTHQTGARGQPVERILVEQPSEIARELYLACLLDRTLERVVFIASAEGGMDIEEVAARHPEKILKAVAHPAAGIQPYQSRQLAFALGLKDRQVSQLAAIMQHLFHLYKARDLSLVEINPLVVTTAGDLLALDAKIQVDDNALYRQKTLEALRDPAQEDRREQRAQEHGLNYVALDGDIGCMVNGAGLAMATMDLIKLHGGNPANFLDVGGGTTADRVAEAFKIILTDGAVKAILVNIFGGIVRCDLIAEGIIKAVQEVGIRIPVVVRLEGTNAEQGRALLAGSGLEIQAAASLTEAAQRAVASVK
- the rluD gene encoding 23S rRNA pseudouridine(1911/1915/1917) synthase RluD, with translation MPQAKVLSARIPPEQAGRRLDQALAALFPDITRSQLQQWIEEGRVSLADRLPRKRDKVSGGEMVEIRPPPPRETTSAAQPIPLAIVYEDDDVLVLDKPAGLVVHPGAGNPKDTLLNALLHHFPAAAQLPRAGIVHRLDKDTSGLLVVAKNERARQRLIRQLQKRTVEREYVAIVNGVLVAGGTVEAPIGRHRHERTRMAVTERGKTAITHYRVLKKYRAHTLVQLKLESGRTHQIRVHMAHLHFPLLGDPVYGGRLRVPKGATPQLTGALRGFRRQALHAAKLALVHPTTGERMQWTASVPKDMSGLMEILARDARAHGPP
- a CDS encoding ABC transporter permease gives rise to the protein MIELKDIHKRYRMGDMSVHVLRGISLTIAPGEFVAITGPSGSGKSTLMNVIGLLDVPDSGSYKLYGREIAGVEEDELAVLRREAIGFVFQQFNLLPRVTACENVALPLIYSKGTVDLGRAQALLKQVGLGDRLAHRPNELSGGQQQRVAIARALVNDPRIILADEPTGNLDTASQREIMAILKELNRQGITVILVTHEEEVAREAHRRIRLRDGTVQSDERVQPDRPAVEAGPAHGRTLRLSWLAEAREHVRQGLRALAANKVRTALSMLGILIGVAAVIAMLALGRGAQQAIEQQLASLGSNLLVLRGGAVRVGGVAQEAGLTTRLTIEDVAAIEEQIPGVRNASPSVQGRVRVTFGNRNWNTQLLGTGVDYATMRAAQPQVGRFFTEEENRTRARVAVVGLTVVRELFEGRNPIGEMIKIDRVNFQVIGVLPEKGATGWRDQDDTIVIPVLTAMYRVLGKDYVDSIEIEATSAAELDPVTRRTTDLMVQRHRVPPSQRQDAFRIRNLADIQQTMVESSRTMSLLLASIAAISLLVGGIGIMNIMLVSVTERTREIGLRKAVGARRGDILSQFLVETLVVSAVGGLAGVLLGWLITLVMSGVAGWNASVSPAAVLLAVAFSAGVGILFGLYPARRAAGLNPIEALRYE
- a CDS encoding outer membrane protein assembly factor BamD, with the protein product MTLRRLPLLLAFLALAACTSITDPTKDWTPERFYAEAKDRMDDGDWAAAIKHLETLEARYPYGRYAEQAQLEIAYAYYKDQEPALALAAADRFIRQHPTHPNVDYAYYLKGLVNFRGSKNFVYWLLGVEDDLSDRDPKGARDSYNAFRELVERFPNSRYAPDAAQRMAYLFDAQARYEVKVARFYFDRGAYVAAVNRCKQALENFPRTPATEDALGIQAMAYKRMGMDGLLTDTLRVLERNFPESRYLVEIRSIGADAG
- a CDS encoding P-II family nitrogen regulator, yielding MKKIEAIIKPFKLDDVREALSEAGVTGLTVTEVKGFGRQKGHTELYRGAEYVVDFLPKVKLEVVVADGQVDRCIEAIIAGARTGKIGDGKIFVTPVEHIVRIRTGERGEEAI
- the pgeF gene encoding peptidoglycan editing factor PgeF, whose amino-acid sequence is MRNLEFIRADWPAPPQVRAVTTTRLGGVSSGPYASFNLGDHVGDVPDRVRANRARLGETLGLGAPPLWLRQVHGTRVVDVGQAVEGTEADGIVSAESGRACAVLTADCLPILLCDRAGTRVAALHAGWRGLAAGIVEAGVRAMRAPAPALFAWLGPGIGRTAYEVGDEVREAFAERDPGAAAAFTRSPRGRWMADMYALARRRLNAAGVVAVYGGEYCTASQEALFFSYRRDGTTGRMASLIWLG